A stretch of the Duncaniella dubosii genome encodes the following:
- a CDS encoding RagB/SusD family nutrient uptake outer membrane protein codes for MKKYVTYIKAACLSTALMLGATACSDYLDKSEESDISATEPYKNFTNFQGFVELLYNNIPLFDKGYWTNSFNWGDDEIISANVNYHMVYKIDQGDFWGWQSEFDGWGTGWLDRGAFDAYKKDRFNKGLWPCAWWGIRQCNMGLENLDLLTDATSEQKKAIEGQLLFFRGWYHFMLMQYFGGLPYIDEVMNANGQLTRPRLSYHECADKAAADFRRAADLLPIDWDKTSISVITNGNNQRRINKVMALAYLGKNYLWAASPLMNYESTGSREYNREYAQKAADTFGELLDLVERGATQYELVSYDKIGEVFYSYGQNGRMPGLTEVIFRGPEWDPWQNTRYGLALQYVPTPYHPDGGGNNLSPCANYVNNYGMANGLPLDDPQSGWDKTHPWKDRDPRFYNDIVFDGCLITDNYQNPLPNIELFTSGASRDINTASRTGYALKKFLHPTCNRYDDGWGYSPQFTIGLSYLRLADVYLMYAEAVAQATGTPSGKVSACQLSALDAVNKIRERAGVEGVNAKFTGNLDSFMSELRRERAVELSYEGHRFNDLRRWMLIDKPEYADKTSVEFTRSGDFDPAHPENNAVSGYHEEVIVTRSYTEKHYWMPLKKSDCNMSAEFKQNPGW; via the coding sequence ATGAAAAAATATGTAACATATATAAAGGCAGCCTGTCTGAGTACGGCTCTTATGCTTGGTGCGACTGCTTGCTCCGATTATCTTGACAAATCGGAAGAATCAGACATCTCCGCTACCGAACCTTACAAGAATTTTACCAACTTCCAAGGTTTTGTGGAGCTGCTCTACAACAACATACCTCTTTTTGACAAAGGCTATTGGACCAACTCCTTCAACTGGGGTGACGACGAGATTATCAGCGCCAATGTCAACTATCACATGGTCTATAAGATTGATCAGGGTGACTTCTGGGGCTGGCAGTCGGAATTCGACGGCTGGGGCACTGGATGGCTCGACCGCGGAGCCTTCGACGCATATAAGAAGGACCGTTTCAACAAGGGTCTGTGGCCATGCGCATGGTGGGGCATCCGCCAGTGCAACATGGGTCTTGAGAACCTTGACCTACTCACCGATGCGACTTCTGAACAGAAGAAGGCCATTGAAGGCCAGCTCCTTTTCTTCCGCGGATGGTATCACTTCATGCTGATGCAATATTTCGGTGGTCTTCCATATATCGACGAGGTAATGAACGCCAACGGGCAGCTGACACGTCCGCGTCTCTCTTACCATGAATGCGCTGACAAGGCAGCAGCCGATTTCCGCCGTGCGGCCGATCTTCTTCCGATTGACTGGGACAAGACCTCGATCAGCGTCATAACCAACGGTAACAACCAGCGCCGTATCAATAAGGTGATGGCTCTCGCTTATTTAGGCAAGAACTATCTTTGGGCGGCTTCACCTCTCATGAATTATGAGTCGACGGGCTCTCGTGAGTATAACCGCGAGTATGCACAGAAGGCGGCCGACACCTTCGGAGAACTTCTTGATCTCGTGGAGAGAGGTGCGACACAGTATGAACTTGTCAGCTATGACAAGATAGGGGAGGTCTTCTACTCTTACGGACAGAATGGCCGTATGCCCGGTCTCACCGAAGTCATTTTCCGCGGGCCGGAGTGGGATCCTTGGCAGAACACACGCTATGGTCTCGCCCTCCAGTATGTCCCGACTCCTTATCACCCCGACGGTGGCGGCAATAACCTCAGCCCCTGTGCCAATTATGTCAACAACTACGGTATGGCCAACGGTCTTCCTCTTGACGACCCGCAGTCAGGCTGGGACAAGACCCATCCGTGGAAGGACCGCGATCCGCGTTTCTACAATGACATCGTGTTCGACGGTTGTCTGATTACAGACAATTACCAGAATCCTCTTCCCAATATCGAGCTGTTTACTTCGGGCGCTTCTCGCGACATCAACACAGCTTCGCGTACTGGCTATGCGCTCAAGAAGTTCCTTCATCCCACATGTAACCGCTACGATGACGGCTGGGGCTATTCACCTCAGTTCACAATCGGTCTCAGCTACCTCCGTCTCGCTGATGTCTATCTGATGTATGCGGAAGCTGTCGCTCAGGCCACCGGAACTCCTTCGGGTAAGGTATCTGCATGTCAGCTTTCAGCTCTTGATGCTGTCAACAAAATCCGTGAGCGTGCGGGCGTAGAAGGTGTGAATGCCAAATTTACAGGCAATCTTGATTCGTTCATGAGTGAGCTGCGCCGCGAGCGTGCGGTCGAGCTTTCCTACGAAGGCCATCGCTTCAACGATCTCCGCCGCTGGATGCTCATAGACAAACCTGAGTATGCCGACAAGACTTCGGTTGAATTTACCCGTAGCGGAGACTTTGATCCGGCTCATCCTGAAAACAATGCTGTCAGCGGTTATCATGAAGAAGTCATCGTCACACGCAGCTATACCGAGAAACACTACTGGATGCCTCTCAAGAAGTCTGACTGCAACATGTCGGCAGAGTTCA